One Lottiidibacillus patelloidae DNA segment encodes these proteins:
- a CDS encoding ThiF family adenylyltransferase, with protein sequence MERYARQMLFSPIGEEGQKKLQKSSVLIVGCGALGTAIANHLARSGVGNINIVDRDYVEFSNLQRQMLFEEEDAINATPKAVAAEHKLKRINSDIKVSGIVTDVHADNIEEHIRGVDLVLDGTDNFETRFLLNDACFKKGIPFVYGGAVSSRGMSAIFIPGKTPCLRCYISSGDQVGQTCDTIGVISPVVDIVASYQAVEAMKYLIHKETYSRKAIVSLDIWNNHSYELPLTKQKKDCPTCVIKQYPALKSNNDDDNYTVLCGRNTIQITSNKTLNLNSLESQFGKEFKVKKTPFLLRVHLNDEEQFVIFPDGRVLIQGTKDLERAKQLFGNYFH encoded by the coding sequence ATGGAGCGGTATGCTAGGCAAATGTTATTTTCGCCTATAGGAGAAGAGGGGCAAAAAAAGCTTCAGAAATCTAGTGTTCTTATCGTTGGCTGTGGTGCTCTAGGCACTGCAATTGCGAACCATTTAGCTAGGTCTGGGGTAGGCAATATTAATATAGTTGACCGAGACTATGTAGAGTTTAGTAACTTACAACGTCAAATGTTATTCGAAGAAGAAGATGCTATCAATGCCACACCAAAAGCAGTGGCTGCGGAGCATAAACTTAAAAGAATAAATTCGGATATAAAGGTTTCTGGAATCGTTACAGATGTTCATGCAGACAATATTGAAGAGCATATTAGAGGTGTTGATTTAGTATTAGACGGTACTGATAATTTTGAGACACGCTTTTTATTAAATGATGCCTGTTTTAAAAAAGGTATTCCATTTGTATATGGTGGAGCTGTAAGTTCTCGAGGCATGTCCGCAATATTTATTCCAGGTAAGACGCCCTGCTTACGTTGTTATATTTCTAGTGGGGATCAAGTTGGCCAAACTTGTGACACAATCGGAGTGATATCACCGGTTGTTGATATTGTTGCATCATATCAAGCTGTTGAAGCAATGAAGTACTTAATACATAAAGAAACATATAGTAGAAAGGCTATAGTATCACTTGATATCTGGAATAACCATTCCTATGAATTACCATTAACAAAACAAAAAAAAGATTGTCCAACATGTGTAATCAAACAATATCCTGCATTAAAAAGTAATAATGATGATGACAACTATACGGTTTTATGTGGACGGAATACGATACAAATTACGAGTAACAAGACATTAAATTTAAACTCCTTAGAAAGTCAGTTCGGAAAAGAATTCAAGGTAAAGAAAACGCCTTTTTTATTGAGGGTTCATTTAAATGATGAAGAACAATTTGTCATTTTTCCGGATGGGCGTGTGTTAATTCAAGGTACAAAAGATTTAGAAAGAGCGAAACAACTTTTCGGAAATTATTTTCATTAA
- a CDS encoding HAD family hydrolase → MTKLNWNIIFFDLDNTLYSHEDAFQAAIINCYETISLKKLKKYGITNPVSSKIWFKIFKVNCDKYWADYEEGILTRRKYQHKRYIKTMAEFAYPFTVEDADEFHSHYESIVHTFAKPYKGVKSLLKRLTERGIIIGIITNGKQRIQLNKLIHLELLQFFPTEHIIISEGVGSEKPSKHIFDFVRLKWNYKQNKHLYIGDSWDQDIVGAMEAGWEAIFLNSRNEKSTTNHKPIFVAESFQDIYTFFNDV, encoded by the coding sequence ATGACTAAACTAAATTGGAACATAATATTCTTTGACTTAGATAATACATTATATAGTCATGAAGATGCGTTTCAAGCAGCTATCATTAATTGTTATGAGACAATTTCCCTTAAAAAATTAAAGAAATATGGGATTACAAACCCAGTATCCAGTAAAATATGGTTTAAAATTTTTAAAGTAAACTGCGACAAATATTGGGCTGATTATGAAGAAGGGATTTTAACTAGGCGCAAATATCAACACAAGCGTTACATAAAAACGATGGCTGAATTTGCTTACCCTTTTACAGTAGAGGATGCAGATGAATTTCATTCACATTATGAAAGTATTGTACATACATTTGCAAAGCCTTATAAGGGTGTAAAGTCCCTCTTAAAGAGATTAACAGAGCGAGGAATTATAATAGGAATTATTACAAATGGGAAACAAAGAATTCAATTAAATAAATTAATACACTTGGAATTGTTACAATTTTTCCCGACAGAGCACATCATCATTTCTGAAGGTGTTGGATCAGAGAAACCTAGTAAACATATTTTTGATTTCGTTAGACTAAAATGGAATTACAAGCAAAATAAGCATCTATATATCGGTGACTCATGGGATCAAGATATAGTTGGGGCAATGGAAGCAGGTTGGGAAGCTATTTTTTTAAATAGTAGAAATGAAAAGAGCACGACAAATCATAAGCCAATCTTTGTGGCAGAATCATTTCAAGATATTTATACCTTTTTTAATGATGTGTAG
- a CDS encoding 5-formyltetrahydrofolate cyclo-ligase, with the protein MKEIKTKYRKLIKKRLEQMSDSTYESTSKKITSQLFTTEEWKEANTIGVTISVGREINTKHIIEKAWQEGKKVTIPQALWETKQLQFRFITSYNQIIQARLGLFEPIIDQTNAAIKEEINLLIVPGLLFSIDGYRIGYGGGFYDRYLENFSGNTISLSFDFQLLSWLPHDRYDIPVKKIITDRRSIINDY; encoded by the coding sequence GTGAAGGAAATAAAAACTAAATATCGTAAATTAATAAAAAAACGTTTAGAACAAATGTCAGATTCTACATATGAAAGCACTTCGAAGAAAATTACTTCACAACTTTTTACAACAGAAGAATGGAAAGAAGCAAATACAATTGGAGTTACAATATCAGTTGGAAGAGAAATAAATACAAAGCATATCATTGAAAAGGCTTGGCAAGAAGGAAAAAAAGTAACGATTCCTCAAGCTTTATGGGAAACAAAGCAATTGCAGTTTCGCTTTATAACTAGCTACAATCAAATTATACAAGCGAGACTAGGATTATTTGAGCCTATTATAGATCAAACAAATGCAGCGATTAAAGAGGAAATTAACCTATTAATAGTACCAGGTTTGTTGTTTAGTATTGACGGGTACCGTATTGGGTATGGTGGTGGCTTTTATGATCGCTATTTGGAAAACTTTTCAGGCAATACTATTTCTTTAAGTTTTGATTTTCAACTTTTAAGTTGGTTGCCTCATGACCGTTATGATATTCCAGTGAAGAAAATAATAACAGATAGAAGGTCTATAATAAATGATTATTGA
- a CDS encoding DUF92 domain-containing protein, translating to MIIDYYLIPILILAAYIGHRYQMLTRLGAVGTILVGFSVLIGFGYKGIFLLGAFFISSSFWSSYKKEKKVKVEEKIEKSAGRDFVQVVANGGLAAVCGFLYYLTKDNSLLAIFIASIAAANSDTWASELGVLSKKKPFLLLSGKETDPGTSGAVSSLGLLASLAGAFLIALLAMLLFSLPMPYLILFTIIGFMGSVIDTILGALLQRKFKCQVCGLETEKKMHCHKETELLHGFIWISNDTVNFLSILFAGLLGGMAVVL from the coding sequence ATGATTATTGATTATTATCTCATACCTATTTTAATACTTGCAGCGTACATTGGTCACCGTTATCAGATGCTAACAAGACTGGGAGCTGTCGGGACAATTCTTGTAGGATTTTCTGTTTTAATAGGTTTTGGCTATAAGGGAATTTTTCTTTTAGGAGCTTTCTTTATTAGTTCTAGCTTCTGGAGTTCATATAAGAAAGAAAAAAAAGTAAAAGTAGAAGAAAAAATTGAAAAAAGTGCAGGTAGGGATTTCGTTCAAGTAGTAGCAAACGGTGGTCTAGCGGCTGTCTGTGGGTTTTTATATTATTTAACTAAGGACAACTCCCTATTGGCAATTTTCATTGCGAGTATTGCAGCTGCTAATAGCGATACGTGGGCTTCTGAATTAGGAGTGCTAAGTAAGAAGAAGCCATTCTTACTGCTAAGCGGTAAGGAAACAGACCCCGGGACCTCGGGGGCAGTTTCTTCATTAGGGCTTTTGGCATCTCTGGCAGGAGCTTTTTTGATAGCACTATTGGCGATGCTGTTATTTTCTTTACCTATGCCTTACCTTATCTTGTTTACGATTATTGGGTTTATGGGAAGTGTAATTGATACAATTCTGGGAGCTTTGTTACAGCGGAAATTTAAATGTCAAGTATGTGGACTTGAAACAGAAAAGAAGATGCATTGTCATAAAGAGACGGAATTACTTCATGGATTTATTTGGATCTCAAATGATACAGTGAATTTTCTATCAATTTTATTTGCAGGTTTACTAGGCGGTATGGCAGTAGTGTTGTAG
- the rpmG gene encoding 50S ribosomal protein L33 — protein sequence MRVNITLACTETGDRTYITKKNKRNNPERLELKKYSPRLKKHTLHREVK from the coding sequence ATGCGCGTAAACATTACTTTAGCATGTACAGAAACTGGTGACCGCACTTATATCACTAAAAAGAATAAGCGTAACAACCCAGAGCGTCTTGAGCTTAAAAAATATAGCCCAAGATTAAAAAAACATACGTTACACCGTGAAGTAAAATAA
- a CDS encoding M42 family metallopeptidase, producing MSKEVQDIVTTIKNLVNIPSPSGNTEEIISYVESSLSNFDLQLTRNRKGGLIATIRGENENEHRMLTAHVDTLGAMVKDIKPDGRLKLSLIGGFRWNAIEGEYCTIETSSGKTFTGTILMHQTSVHVYKNAGEAKRDENNMEVRIDAKVHRKKDVEDLGIAVGDFVSFDPRVEVTDTGFIKSRHLDDKASVAILLQLIKDIQTSSTKLPYTTHFLISNNEEIGYGGNSNIPEQTVEYLAVDMGAIGDGQATDEFTVSICAKDSGGPYHKKLRQHLVQLAEENEIKYKVDIYPYYGSDATAAIRAGHDIVHGLIGPGIDASHAYERTHTDSLHETYKLLNKYVMSEMI from the coding sequence ATGAGTAAAGAAGTTCAAGATATTGTAACAACTATAAAAAATTTAGTTAATATTCCAAGCCCTTCAGGAAATACAGAAGAAATTATTTCCTATGTGGAATCTTCATTAAGTAATTTTGACTTACAGCTAACGCGAAATCGTAAAGGTGGATTAATTGCGACGATTCGTGGAGAAAATGAAAATGAACATCGCATGTTAACAGCTCATGTTGACACACTTGGCGCGATGGTTAAAGATATAAAACCTGATGGACGTCTAAAACTATCTTTAATTGGTGGGTTTAGATGGAATGCAATTGAAGGTGAATATTGTACCATTGAAACGAGTAGTGGAAAGACATTTACTGGAACAATCCTAATGCATCAAACGTCCGTTCACGTTTACAAAAATGCTGGAGAAGCAAAACGAGATGAAAACAATATGGAGGTAAGAATAGATGCGAAAGTTCACAGGAAAAAAGATGTAGAAGATCTAGGTATCGCAGTTGGCGATTTCGTTTCTTTTGACCCGAGAGTAGAAGTTACGGATACTGGATTTATTAAATCAAGACATCTAGATGACAAAGCGAGTGTCGCTATTTTATTACAACTCATTAAAGATATCCAAACATCAAGTACAAAGCTTCCTTATACAACTCATTTCTTAATTTCAAACAATGAAGAGATTGGTTACGGCGGGAACTCAAATATCCCTGAACAAACGGTGGAATATTTAGCTGTCGATATGGGTGCAATTGGTGATGGGCAAGCGACAGATGAATTTACAGTATCAATTTGCGCTAAAGATTCTGGTGGACCGTATCACAAGAAACTACGTCAACATCTTGTGCAATTAGCAGAAGAAAATGAAATAAAATATAAAGTTGATATTTACCCTTATTATGGTTCAGATGCAACTGCGGCAATTAGAGCGGGGCATGATATTGTCCACGGTTTAATTGGTCCAGGAATTGATGCATCACATGCATATGAGCGTACACACACTGATTCCCTTCATGAAACATATAAACTTCTTAATAAGTATGTAATGTCTGAGATGATTTAG
- a CDS encoding rhomboid family intramembrane serine protease has protein sequence MQGNTENTGYERLFWKVIAYYVLEKEYSIAYTSHDEKEVWLESENGQELLRLCQKDLIWGNDIRKDIENFSLVLEEISRGASKRKIRCRTVYFSKEDPVLQYNDSVDENKSKGLQHSHIVFSESASYEGYTPLISFLNEESNDGIKRYLHLIIYDFEAFKAKIFADQRRREKEFNAIFNNGKPIATFILLAINVIMYLLLEKFGGSTNIETLVLFGAKNNLLILEGEWWRFITPMFLHIGFFHLIMNSIALYYLGMFVEKMYGTTRFLFIYFIAGIIGSLASFAFNPQISAGASGAIFGCFGALLYFGLIKKELFFKTIGKNLLFILAINLILGFSVEMIDNSGHIGGLIGGFLAAAIVQLPSQQGLRKRFVYGIAITLAASIFTFWSYNNNIENPHPLTVMQLSQQYIDGEQYSEAYDLLISHYEHGQELDEYQFLLSYTEIQLGKYLEAIEHLQNTIQLNSKFHEAHFNLALVYLEVSEHKKALSSAEKALQLNPDEESYENLYNKLKEATNH, from the coding sequence GTGCAAGGAAATACTGAAAATACCGGGTATGAGAGGCTATTTTGGAAGGTTATAGCTTATTATGTATTAGAAAAAGAATATAGTATTGCTTATACTTCACATGATGAAAAAGAAGTGTGGTTAGAAAGTGAAAATGGCCAAGAGTTGCTCCGCCTCTGCCAAAAAGACTTAATATGGGGAAATGATATTAGGAAGGATATAGAAAACTTTTCACTAGTTTTAGAGGAAATTAGCCGTGGTGCAAGTAAGAGGAAAATAAGATGTAGAACAGTTTATTTTTCAAAAGAAGACCCAGTTCTACAGTATAATGATTCTGTTGATGAAAATAAGTCAAAGGGTTTACAACATTCGCATATCGTCTTTAGTGAGTCAGCTAGTTATGAAGGTTACACACCGCTAATAAGTTTTTTGAACGAGGAAAGTAATGATGGTATTAAACGTTATTTACATTTAATCATTTATGATTTTGAAGCATTTAAAGCGAAGATTTTTGCTGATCAGCGAAGGCGTGAAAAGGAATTTAATGCAATTTTTAATAATGGCAAGCCAATTGCTACGTTTATTCTATTAGCAATAAATGTGATTATGTACTTATTGCTTGAAAAGTTTGGTGGAAGTACAAATATTGAAACACTAGTTTTATTTGGTGCAAAAAACAATCTCTTAATTTTAGAAGGTGAATGGTGGCGTTTTATTACACCAATGTTTTTACACATTGGATTTTTTCACTTAATCATGAATTCCATTGCGTTATATTATTTAGGGATGTTCGTCGAAAAAATGTATGGTACGACTCGCTTTTTATTTATCTATTTCATTGCAGGAATTATTGGTTCATTAGCTAGTTTTGCTTTTAACCCACAAATTTCAGCAGGAGCTTCAGGAGCAATTTTTGGATGTTTTGGAGCTTTATTATACTTTGGCCTTATTAAAAAAGAATTATTTTTTAAAACAATTGGAAAAAACTTATTGTTTATTTTAGCAATTAATTTAATACTCGGTTTTTCAGTTGAAATGATTGATAATAGCGGACATATTGGTGGATTAATAGGAGGTTTCCTCGCTGCTGCGATTGTCCAACTACCTAGTCAACAAGGGCTTCGTAAACGCTTTGTATATGGTATTGCTATCACGCTAGCTGCAAGCATCTTCACTTTTTGGAGCTATAACAATAATATTGAAAATCCGCATCCCCTCACAGTGATGCAGTTATCACAGCAATATATTGATGGAGAACAATATAGTGAAGCGTATGATTTATTAATCTCCCATTATGAACATGGTCAAGAGTTAGATGAATATCAGTTTCTTTTATCATATACGGAAATTCAATTAGGAAAATATTTAGAAGCAATCGAACATTTACAAAATACAATACAGTTAAATAGTAAATTTCATGAGGCACATTTTAATTTAGCACTTGTATATTTAGAAGTTAGTGAGCATAAAAAAGCTCTTTCATCGGCTGAGAAAGCATTACAATTAAATCCCGATGAAGAGAGCTATGAGAACTTATATAATAAATTAAAAGAAGCGACAAATCATTAA